In one window of Zhihengliuella sp. ISTPL4 DNA:
- the purF gene encoding amidophosphoribosyltransferase has protein sequence MCGIVGMVGSAPVNQDIYDALLLLQHRGQDATGIATAEANGVMHNAKAQGMVREAFRTRDMRGLLGNVGLGHVRYATKGTASSEEEMQPFYVNAPYGIILIHNGNLTNTRELAADMAQRDRRHLNSSSDTELLLNVLAGELQATTSTVDLDPDRIFEAVARTHDRIEGAYAVIAVIANYGLLAFRDPFGIRPLILGRRPSVVPGAEGKDEWVVASESLVLENGDYEVVREVEPGEAVFITNDGELFTKQCAAETHLAPCAFEYVYLARPDSVMNGISVYESRLRMGDKLADTIAKHVPMDKIDVVMPIPDSSRPAAMEVARKLGIEYREGFYKNRYVGRTFIMPGQAVRKKSVRQKLNAMSTEFQGKNVLLIDDSIVRGTTSKEIIQMARDAGAASVTFASAAPPVRHPHVYGINMPSRHELIAHGRTIPEIAEELGCDHLVYQEVDDLKAAITEGSALEDLDMSCFDGRYVTGTVTDEYLAWVEGSQTS, from the coding sequence ATGTGCGGCATCGTCGGAATGGTGGGCTCTGCCCCGGTCAATCAGGACATCTACGACGCCCTCCTGCTGCTGCAGCATCGCGGGCAGGACGCGACGGGTATCGCCACCGCCGAGGCGAACGGCGTCATGCACAACGCCAAGGCCCAGGGGATGGTGCGCGAGGCGTTCCGCACCCGTGACATGCGCGGCCTACTGGGAAACGTCGGTCTCGGTCACGTCCGCTACGCCACCAAGGGCACCGCGTCCAGCGAAGAGGAGATGCAGCCGTTCTACGTGAACGCGCCCTACGGCATCATCCTCATCCACAACGGCAACCTCACGAACACGCGCGAGCTCGCCGCCGACATGGCGCAGCGCGACCGCCGGCACCTCAACTCGTCGAGCGACACCGAGCTGCTACTCAACGTGCTCGCCGGTGAGCTGCAGGCCACGACCTCCACGGTCGACCTCGACCCGGACCGGATCTTCGAGGCCGTCGCCCGCACGCATGACCGGATCGAGGGCGCGTACGCCGTGATCGCCGTCATCGCCAACTACGGCCTGCTCGCGTTCCGTGACCCGTTCGGCATCCGTCCGCTGATCCTCGGGCGTCGTCCGTCGGTCGTCCCCGGGGCCGAGGGCAAGGACGAGTGGGTCGTGGCGAGCGAGTCCCTCGTGCTGGAGAACGGCGACTACGAGGTCGTGCGCGAGGTCGAGCCCGGCGAGGCCGTGTTCATCACGAACGACGGCGAGCTGTTCACGAAGCAGTGCGCCGCCGAGACGCATCTCGCGCCGTGCGCGTTCGAGTACGTCTACCTCGCCCGTCCCGACTCGGTCATGAACGGCATCTCGGTCTACGAGTCGCGCCTGCGGATGGGCGACAAGCTCGCCGACACGATCGCGAAGCACGTGCCGATGGACAAGATCGACGTGGTCATGCCGATCCCCGACTCGTCCCGTCCCGCGGCCATGGAGGTCGCCCGCAAGCTCGGCATCGAGTACCGCGAGGGCTTCTACAAGAACCGCTACGTCGGCCGCACCTTCATCATGCCGGGGCAGGCGGTGCGCAAGAAGAGCGTCCGTCAGAAGCTCAATGCCATGTCCACGGAGTTCCAGGGCAAGAACGTGCTCCTGATCGACGACTCCATCGTCCGCGGCACCACCTCGAAGGAGATCATCCAGATGGCTCGGGATGCCGGAGCCGCCTCAGTGACCTTCGCCTCCGCCGCACCGCCGGTCCGGCACCCGCACGTGTACGGCATCAACATGCCGTCGCGGCACGAGCTCATCGCCCACGGCCGCACGATCCCCGAGATCGCGGAGGAGCTGGGCTGCGACCACCTCGTGTACCAGGAGGTCGACGACCTGAAGGCCGCGATCACCGAGGGCTCCGCGCTGGAAGACCTCGACATGAGCTGCTTCGACGGCCGCTACGTCACCGGCACCGTCACCGACGAGTACCTCGCTTGGGTGGAGGGGTCGCAGACCTCTTGA
- the purM gene encoding phosphoribosylformylglycinamidine cyclo-ligase has translation MAASPTNPYSEAGVDTAAGDLAVELMKSSVRATHGPEVLGGVGGFAGLFDASALRDFRRPLLATSTDGVGTKVAIAQAIDKHDTIGQDLVGMVVDDIVVVGAKPLFMTDYIACGKVVPERIADIVRGIAEACAATGTALVGGETAEHPGLLGPRDYDVAGAATGVVEADAILGADRVQDGDAVIAVASSGLHSNGYSLVRHIITRAGISYGDNAADFGSTWGEALLEPTRLYTLPLLRLIEASGGVHALSHVTGGGIAANLARVLPQGSWVEVDRSTWSPSPVFRVLSDIAGSTLESAEGTWNLGIGFLAVVAADKKDAAIAALNAEGMPSWQVGTVGFGPRPAGEFEQGAKGVDGGAVRLVGAYADGAK, from the coding sequence GTGGCTGCCTCCCCCACCAACCCCTATTCCGAAGCCGGCGTCGACACCGCGGCTGGTGACCTCGCCGTCGAGTTGATGAAGTCGTCCGTCCGCGCGACGCACGGCCCCGAAGTGCTCGGCGGTGTCGGCGGATTCGCCGGCCTGTTCGACGCCAGCGCCCTGCGCGATTTCCGGCGTCCGCTGCTGGCGACCAGCACCGACGGCGTCGGCACCAAGGTCGCTATCGCGCAGGCCATCGACAAGCACGACACGATCGGCCAGGACCTGGTCGGCATGGTCGTCGACGACATCGTGGTGGTGGGCGCGAAGCCGCTCTTCATGACCGACTACATCGCTTGCGGCAAGGTCGTCCCCGAGCGGATCGCGGACATCGTGCGCGGTATCGCCGAGGCGTGTGCGGCGACGGGTACGGCCCTCGTCGGCGGCGAGACGGCGGAGCATCCGGGTCTCCTCGGCCCGCGGGATTACGACGTCGCCGGGGCGGCGACGGGCGTGGTCGAGGCCGACGCCATCCTGGGCGCGGACCGCGTGCAGGACGGCGACGCCGTCATCGCGGTCGCCTCCAGTGGCCTCCACTCCAACGGCTACTCGCTCGTCCGCCACATCATCACCCGCGCCGGAATCTCGTACGGCGACAACGCCGCGGACTTCGGCTCGACCTGGGGCGAGGCTCTCCTCGAGCCCACGCGCCTCTACACGCTTCCCCTGCTGCGCCTGATCGAAGCCTCCGGCGGAGTCCACGCGCTGAGCCACGTCACCGGCGGCGGCATCGCTGCCAACCTCGCGCGCGTCCTGCCGCAGGGGAGCTGGGTCGAGGTCGACCGCAGCACGTGGTCACCGAGCCCCGTCTTCCGCGTGCTGAGCGACATCGCCGGCTCCACGCTGGAGTCCGCCGAGGGCACTTGGAACCTGGGCATCGGATTCCTCGCCGTGGTAGCGGCGGACAAGAAGGACGCCGCGATCGCGGCGCTGAACGCCGAGGGCATGCCCTCCTGGCAGGTCGGCACGGTGGGCTTCGGCCCGCGTCCGGCCGGCGAATTCGAACAGGGCGCCAAGGGCGTCGATGGTGGAGCGGTGCGCCTCGTCGGCGCCTACGCGGACGGAGCGAAGTAA
- a CDS encoding MFS transporter, whose product MSGSLSSPQGRPLWQGRALALIGIVLVAFSLRSAVASLSPVLDHVAEDFPVAPVIVGLIGAAPPVCFALFGLLTPLFERRFGLERMAVVAIVLMAAGMLLRGLAPDSWSLLAATAVVFAGVGSGNVLLPPLVKKYFADRLGVMMTAYSTTLAVSTFLPPLVAVPVADSLGWRISLGMWGVVAALALVPWVTLLVRSRGDDRPVPTELLVPDPTDGVDDVRDAVAASTGPITTQSASPRVFGRLWRLPLAWALALVFGTSSTMAYVAFAWLPTILVDLGGVTPATAGFLLSLFALVGLPCSMLVPVLVVRFQATRPLFFVAVVAGLVGLAGLLLFPTVALPLWVAIFGLTAIMFPLSLVLLSIRARTPESAVALSGFVQSIGYAIAAVFPLLVGLLHDTSGGWQVPLLVVAGVLVVSVPAGIIAGRRRTIEDEWERHHGRW is encoded by the coding sequence ATGTCCGGGTCCCTGAGCTCGCCGCAGGGCCGACCCCTCTGGCAGGGTCGCGCCCTCGCGCTGATCGGGATCGTGCTGGTCGCGTTCTCGCTGCGGTCGGCCGTCGCCTCGCTCTCTCCGGTCCTCGACCACGTCGCCGAGGACTTCCCGGTGGCCCCCGTGATCGTCGGGCTGATCGGTGCGGCTCCGCCCGTCTGCTTCGCGCTGTTCGGGCTGCTGACCCCGCTGTTCGAGCGCCGGTTCGGGCTGGAGCGGATGGCGGTCGTCGCCATCGTGCTGATGGCGGCGGGCATGCTGCTGCGCGGCCTCGCCCCCGACTCCTGGAGCCTGCTGGCCGCGACCGCGGTCGTGTTCGCCGGTGTGGGATCGGGCAACGTGCTGCTGCCGCCGCTGGTGAAGAAGTACTTCGCCGACCGCCTCGGCGTCATGATGACCGCGTACTCCACGACGCTCGCGGTCTCGACCTTCCTCCCGCCGCTGGTCGCCGTCCCCGTCGCGGACTCGCTCGGGTGGCGGATCTCGCTGGGCATGTGGGGCGTGGTGGCCGCACTCGCCCTCGTGCCGTGGGTCACGCTGCTGGTGCGCTCCCGCGGCGACGACCGCCCGGTGCCGACGGAGCTCCTTGTCCCCGATCCCACGGACGGCGTGGACGATGTGCGCGATGCCGTCGCCGCCTCGACCGGGCCGATCACGACGCAGTCCGCGAGCCCCCGGGTCTTCGGTCGGCTCTGGCGGCTGCCGCTGGCGTGGGCGCTCGCCCTCGTGTTCGGCACATCGTCGACCATGGCGTACGTCGCCTTCGCCTGGCTGCCGACCATCCTCGTCGACCTCGGCGGCGTGACCCCGGCGACCGCCGGCTTCCTGCTCTCGCTGTTCGCTCTCGTCGGGCTGCCCTGCTCCATGCTCGTGCCGGTGCTCGTCGTGCGGTTCCAGGCCACCCGCCCGCTCTTCTTCGTGGCCGTGGTCGCCGGTCTCGTCGGGCTTGCCGGGCTGTTGCTCTTCCCGACCGTCGCGCTGCCGCTGTGGGTCGCGATCTTCGGGCTCACCGCGATCATGTTCCCGCTGAGCCTCGTGCTCCTGAGCATCCGCGCCCGTACGCCGGAGAGCGCCGTCGCCCTCAGTGGCTTCGTGCAGAGCATCGGCTATGCGATCGCGGCGGTGTTCCCGCTCCTCGTCGGCCTCCTGCACGACACCAGCGGAGGGTGGCAGGTGCCGCTTCTGGTGGTCGCGGGGGTGCTGGTGGTCTCGGTGCCCGCGGGGATCATCGCCGGTCGCCGCCGCACGATCGAGGACGAGTGGGAGCGGCACCACGGCCGCTGGTGA
- a CDS encoding glycoside hydrolase family 35 protein — MSDLLAAASDGSTTAVAAPTDAAASGAPALSWRDGEILRDGVPHRILSGSIHYFRVHPDQWEDRLRRLAAMGANTVDTYVAWNFHERVEGDIRFDGWRDVERFVRLAGEVGLDVFLRPSPYICAEWSNGGLPFWLTGRVSALRTSDPAFLAAVDAWYDALLPRLAPLQAAHGGPIVAIQVENEYGSFGSDAAYLAHLRDGLRRRGMVEMLTTADGITPDMIAHGSVPGAMTTFTFGTGVPVAASLRRHGEALMCSELWGGWFDHWGERHHVRSAESMGGTIRELLDEGGSVSLYMAHGGTNFGLWNGANHDLVLQPTVTSYDSDAPIGEDGTLGEKFHALRALFAPFHADALPPVPDQPRRQSAASAPLEPRAALLDLVRVTPVAGELSPRPLTFEQLGAEDGLVIYEADVSFPDEATLTVDGLHDRAIVFLDDRRLGVLERDGETTLALPAAGGSGRLTLVVESLGRVNYGPYTGEGKGIMRGVMIGRRLVNGWTHRLLPQTAPVPDAVSSGGADGLAVAALDIAEPLDAWLAFPGGGKGMVWLNGFLLGRYWSIGPQETLYAPAPLWRTGRNEIVVLDTDGLGATVEIREAASFGETEEFIGS, encoded by the coding sequence ATGTCCGACCTTCTCGCCGCGGCTTCCGACGGCTCCACCACCGCCGTCGCCGCGCCGACAGACGCCGCGGCTTCCGGCGCTCCCGCCCTGTCCTGGCGCGACGGGGAGATCCTCCGCGACGGCGTGCCCCACCGCATCCTGTCGGGCTCGATCCACTACTTCCGCGTGCACCCCGACCAGTGGGAGGATCGCCTGCGCCGGCTCGCCGCGATGGGCGCGAACACGGTCGACACCTACGTCGCCTGGAACTTCCATGAGCGGGTCGAGGGGGACATCCGCTTCGACGGCTGGCGGGATGTCGAGCGCTTCGTGCGGCTGGCCGGGGAGGTCGGTCTGGACGTCTTCCTCCGGCCGAGCCCGTACATCTGCGCGGAGTGGTCCAACGGCGGCCTTCCCTTCTGGCTGACCGGACGGGTCTCCGCGTTGCGGACGAGCGATCCCGCATTCCTCGCCGCGGTCGATGCCTGGTACGACGCCCTGCTCCCGCGGCTCGCGCCCCTGCAGGCGGCTCATGGCGGACCGATCGTGGCGATCCAGGTCGAGAACGAGTACGGCTCGTTCGGCAGCGACGCCGCCTACCTCGCCCACCTGCGCGACGGGCTCCGGCGACGGGGCATGGTGGAGATGCTCACGACGGCCGACGGGATCACGCCGGACATGATCGCGCACGGGAGTGTGCCCGGCGCGATGACGACGTTCACGTTCGGCACCGGGGTGCCGGTGGCCGCTTCCCTCCGGCGGCACGGCGAGGCACTCATGTGCAGCGAGCTCTGGGGAGGTTGGTTCGACCACTGGGGGGAGCGGCACCACGTGCGCTCGGCGGAAAGCATGGGCGGGACGATCCGGGAGCTTCTCGACGAGGGCGGATCGGTCAGTCTCTACATGGCGCACGGCGGCACCAACTTCGGCCTGTGGAACGGCGCGAACCACGATCTCGTCCTGCAGCCGACGGTGACCAGCTACGACTCCGATGCCCCGATCGGCGAGGACGGCACTCTGGGGGAGAAGTTCCATGCGCTACGTGCGCTCTTCGCTCCCTTCCATGCGGACGCGCTGCCGCCGGTGCCTGACCAGCCACGGCGGCAGTCCGCGGCCTCCGCGCCCCTGGAGCCGCGGGCTGCGCTGCTCGACCTCGTCCGGGTGACCCCGGTCGCCGGAGAGCTCTCGCCGCGCCCGCTGACCTTCGAGCAGCTCGGGGCGGAGGACGGCCTCGTCATCTACGAGGCTGACGTGTCGTTCCCCGACGAGGCGACGCTGACCGTCGACGGCCTGCACGATCGCGCGATCGTCTTCCTCGATGACCGCCGCCTCGGCGTGCTCGAACGCGACGGGGAGACGACGCTCGCGCTCCCCGCCGCCGGGGGCTCGGGGCGGCTGACGCTCGTCGTCGAGAGCCTCGGGCGCGTCAACTACGGGCCGTACACGGGCGAGGGCAAGGGCATCATGCGCGGGGTGATGATCGGCCGCCGTCTCGTGAACGGCTGGACGCATCGACTCCTCCCGCAGACGGCGCCGGTTCCGGACGCCGTCTCATCCGGCGGAGCGGACGGCCTCGCCGTCGCCGCGCTCGATATCGCCGAACCGCTGGACGCGTGGCTCGCCTTCCCCGGGGGCGGCAAGGGGATGGTGTGGCTGAACGGATTCCTTCTCGGCCGCTACTGGAGCATCGGTCCGCAGGAGACGCTCTACGCCCCGGCGCCGCTGTGGCGTACCGGGCGCAACGAGATCGTGGTGCTGGACACCGACGGCCTCGGTGCGACGGTGGAGATCCGCGAGGCTGCCTCGTTCGGGGAGACCGAGGAGTTCATCGGCTCCTGA
- a CDS encoding LacI family DNA-binding transcriptional regulator, which translates to MSPRRPKDDRAPSQVDVARLAGVSTQTVSRVMSGQDNVRPDTARRVLAAVEELGYRVHAAAASLASGRTRVLGVIVVSTDRYSSAALGVGIQQAAAANGYTVTTAAVADHASDDAFLEAFDRLERQGAEGIILGVPIALDTPAMRARTERTPATRSERTSLDEDAPLAVDQRAIARLAVEHLLDLGHETVWHVSGDDYWTETQQRSEAWEQTLRERGIVPPPVIPADWTPESGYRAGRTIAAIPEATAVFVSSDEMAFGLIRALHEAGRSVPEDISVVSVDDIALAAYASPALTTVRQPFEAMGRAAALRLITQIEGQEPVGEMPSTDPQLVVRSSTAPPRRAR; encoded by the coding sequence ATGTCCCCTCGCCGCCCGAAAGACGACCGCGCCCCCAGCCAGGTCGACGTCGCCCGCCTCGCCGGCGTCTCCACGCAGACCGTCTCGCGCGTCATGTCCGGGCAGGACAACGTCCGCCCCGATACCGCCCGACGGGTGCTCGCCGCAGTCGAGGAGCTCGGCTACCGGGTGCACGCCGCCGCGGCCTCGCTCGCCTCAGGCCGCACCCGCGTGCTCGGCGTGATCGTCGTGTCGACCGACCGCTACTCCTCCGCCGCGCTCGGCGTCGGCATCCAGCAGGCGGCGGCGGCGAACGGCTACACCGTGACCACCGCCGCGGTAGCCGACCACGCGTCGGACGACGCCTTCCTCGAGGCCTTCGATCGCCTGGAGCGGCAGGGCGCAGAGGGCATCATCCTCGGTGTCCCGATCGCCCTGGACACCCCGGCGATGCGGGCGCGCACCGAGCGGACCCCCGCCACCCGCAGCGAACGCACCTCCCTCGACGAGGACGCCCCGCTCGCGGTGGATCAGCGTGCGATCGCCCGCCTCGCCGTGGAGCACCTCCTCGACCTCGGCCACGAGACCGTGTGGCATGTGTCCGGCGACGACTACTGGACGGAGACGCAGCAGCGCAGCGAGGCCTGGGAGCAGACGCTCCGCGAGCGCGGCATCGTCCCGCCGCCGGTGATCCCGGCGGACTGGACCCCGGAGTCCGGGTACCGGGCGGGGCGCACCATCGCTGCGATCCCCGAGGCGACCGCGGTCTTCGTCAGCAGCGACGAGATGGCCTTCGGCCTCATCCGCGCCCTGCACGAGGCGGGGCGCAGCGTGCCCGAGGACATCTCGGTCGTGAGCGTCGACGACATCGCCCTCGCCGCGTACGCCTCCCCCGCGCTGACGACGGTCCGTCAGCCGTTCGAGGCGATGGGCCGCGCCGCCGCCCTGCGGCTCATCACCCAGATCGAGGGCCAGGAGCCGGTCGGCGAGATGCCCTCCACCGACCCGCAGCTCGTCGTGCGCTCCTCGACCGCCCCGCCCCGGCGAGCGCGCTGA